Proteins found in one Microbacterium sp. LWS13-1.2 genomic segment:
- the menC gene encoding o-succinylbenzoate synthase gives MPIAPPAASVALEGFELRVLHLPLVAPFTTSFGTETVREVILVRALTGDGDGWGEIVTQADPLYSSEYTQGAWDVALRFLAPALLDRGSVAPEEVAGALEPFKGHRMAKAGLELAVLDAALRSEGRSFGEYVGAVRDRVPSGVSVGIQRDPAALVDTVRGYLDEGYVRIKIKIKPGRDVGDTAAVRDAFGTIPLQVDANSAYTLADADILAELDRFDLLLIEQPLQEDDLVDHATLARRLRTPVCLDESIVSDKAAADALALGSASVVNIKAGRVGGYLEAVRIHDRCLAAGVPVWCGGMLETGIGRAANAALAALPGFTLPGDVSASSRFYTRDIVTEPAVLEDGHVRVPTGHGLGVEIDQVALDDVTVARETLTR, from the coding sequence ATGCCCATCGCCCCGCCGGCGGCATCCGTCGCCCTCGAAGGATTCGAGCTGCGGGTGCTGCACCTGCCGCTCGTCGCCCCGTTCACGACGTCGTTCGGCACCGAGACCGTGCGAGAGGTCATCCTGGTCCGTGCGCTGACCGGCGACGGTGACGGGTGGGGCGAGATCGTCACGCAGGCCGACCCGCTGTACTCCAGCGAGTACACGCAGGGCGCGTGGGATGTCGCGCTGCGCTTCCTCGCGCCCGCGCTGCTGGATCGGGGGAGTGTGGCGCCGGAGGAGGTCGCGGGTGCGCTCGAGCCGTTCAAGGGTCACCGCATGGCAAAGGCCGGGCTCGAGCTCGCGGTGCTCGACGCCGCGCTGCGATCCGAGGGGCGCAGCTTCGGCGAGTACGTCGGCGCTGTGCGCGACCGCGTTCCCAGCGGAGTGTCCGTCGGCATCCAGCGCGACCCCGCGGCCCTCGTCGACACCGTGCGCGGCTACCTCGACGAGGGGTACGTCCGGATCAAGATCAAGATCAAGCCCGGCCGCGACGTCGGCGACACGGCCGCGGTGCGCGACGCCTTCGGCACGATCCCGCTGCAGGTGGACGCGAACTCGGCCTACACCCTGGCGGATGCCGACATCTTGGCCGAGCTCGACCGCTTCGACCTGCTGCTGATCGAGCAGCCGCTGCAGGAGGACGACCTCGTCGACCATGCCACGCTCGCCCGGCGGCTGCGCACCCCGGTCTGCCTGGACGAGTCCATCGTCTCGGACAAGGCGGCTGCCGACGCGCTCGCGCTGGGCTCGGCATCCGTCGTCAACATCAAGGCCGGGCGCGTCGGCGGATACCTGGAAGCCGTGCGGATCCACGACCGATGCCTCGCCGCGGGCGTGCCGGTGTGGTGCGGCGGCATGCTCGAGACCGGCATCGGCCGCGCGGCGAACGCCGCGCTCGCCGCCTTGCCGGGCTTCACTCTGCCCGGGGACGTCTCGGCGTCGAGCCGGTTCTACACGCGCGACATCGTGACCGAGCCGGCGGTGCTCGAGGACGGCCATGTGCGCGTGCCGACGGGTCACGGCCTCGGCGTCGAGATCGACCAGGTGGCGCTCGACGACGTCACCGTCGCGCGCGAGACGCTGACGCGGTAG
- a CDS encoding cyclase family protein, whose amino-acid sequence MPEYRAHFDFDISFANGGGLAGTGFRLDLPTADATEDEIARLLVVHLGLALVDEVSLRGLRVVEEPHRGSRGVEQAVDAAASARRVVDLSHPIRAGLVTYPGLPAPTITPHLTREDSRARYAPGTEFAMDVIHMIGNTGTYLDSPFHRYADGSDLAGLDLASLVGLRAEVFHLEDAWDGSRRGIRSATLADRDVRGAAVLLHTGWDRSFGRPEYGVGAPFLTGEAARLLIDAGAVLVGIDSLNIDDTESGGERPAHSLLLDAGVHVVEHLTNLGELPPRGARFTAAPPAVEGFGTFPVRAFAEIPA is encoded by the coding sequence ATGCCCGAGTACCGCGCGCACTTCGACTTCGACATCAGCTTCGCCAACGGTGGGGGCCTCGCCGGCACGGGGTTCCGGCTCGACCTGCCGACCGCCGACGCCACGGAGGATGAGATCGCACGCCTGCTGGTCGTGCATCTCGGGCTCGCGCTCGTGGACGAGGTGTCGCTGCGCGGACTGCGCGTCGTCGAGGAGCCGCATCGCGGCAGCCGCGGCGTGGAGCAGGCGGTGGATGCTGCGGCCTCTGCCCGCCGCGTCGTCGACCTCAGCCACCCGATCCGCGCCGGGCTGGTGACCTACCCCGGGCTGCCCGCGCCGACCATCACGCCGCACCTCACCCGCGAGGACTCGCGCGCCCGCTACGCGCCGGGCACCGAGTTCGCGATGGACGTCATCCACATGATCGGCAACACCGGCACCTACCTCGACTCGCCGTTCCATCGGTACGCCGACGGCAGCGACCTGGCGGGCCTCGACCTGGCGTCGCTGGTCGGCCTCCGCGCGGAGGTCTTCCACCTCGAGGACGCGTGGGACGGCTCGCGGCGCGGCATCCGTTCGGCCACGCTCGCCGATCGCGACGTGCGCGGTGCCGCCGTGCTGCTGCACACCGGATGGGACCGCTCGTTCGGCCGACCGGAGTACGGCGTCGGTGCGCCGTTCCTGACGGGCGAGGCCGCGCGGTTGCTCATCGATGCCGGTGCGGTGCTGGTGGGCATCGACTCGCTCAACATCGACGACACCGAGTCGGGGGGCGAGCGGCCAGCGCACAGCCTGCTGCTCGATGCGGGCGTGCATGTCGTCGAGCACCTCACGAACCTCGGCGAGCTGCCACCGCGCGGCGCGCGTTTCACGGCGGCGCCGCCCGCCGTCGAGGGCTTCGGCACGTTCCCCGTGCGCGCCTTCGCCGAGATCCCCGCCTGA
- a CDS encoding SDR family oxidoreductase → MDTFDFAPRHAIVTASDSGIGQATALALADAGLDVGITWHSDEEGAERTADRVRERGRRAEVTRFDATALDDVASTIDGLVERLGGLDVFVNNAGGGSGGPFLDLSIEDWRQIVALNLDGAFAGLQAAARHLVRAGRGGRLVAITSVHETQPRVGSAAYVAAKHGLGGLIETMAQELGEHAITVNAVAPGEIATPLTNQDPEDAERTRRPGIPLGRPGRPEEIAAVVAFLASPQASYVTGASWTVDGGMLQMGPQAGSHLKSDEWRRG, encoded by the coding sequence ATGGACACCTTCGACTTCGCGCCGCGGCACGCGATCGTGACCGCCTCGGACTCGGGCATCGGGCAGGCGACCGCACTGGCACTCGCGGATGCCGGACTGGACGTCGGCATCACGTGGCACAGCGACGAGGAGGGCGCCGAGCGCACGGCCGACCGCGTGCGCGAACGCGGGCGCCGGGCCGAGGTGACGCGGTTCGACGCGACCGCCCTCGACGATGTCGCCAGCACGATCGACGGCCTCGTCGAGCGCCTCGGTGGGCTCGACGTGTTCGTCAACAACGCCGGCGGCGGCTCGGGCGGTCCGTTCCTGGACCTCTCGATCGAGGACTGGCGTCAGATCGTCGCCCTCAACCTCGACGGCGCCTTCGCCGGCCTTCAAGCTGCCGCTCGCCACCTGGTACGCGCCGGTCGCGGCGGGCGCCTGGTGGCGATCACGAGCGTGCACGAGACGCAGCCGCGGGTCGGATCGGCGGCGTACGTCGCCGCCAAGCACGGCCTCGGCGGCCTCATCGAGACGATGGCCCAGGAGCTCGGAGAGCACGCGATCACCGTCAACGCGGTGGCTCCGGGGGAGATCGCGACGCCGCTCACGAACCAGGATCCCGAGGACGCCGAGCGCACCCGTCGCCCCGGCATCCCGCTGGGTCGGCCGGGAAGGCCCGAGGAGATCGCGGCGGTGGTGGCGTTCCTCGCCTCGCCGCAGGCGAGCTACGTGACCGGGGCGAGCTGGACCGTCGACGGCGGGATGCTGCAGATGGGCCCGCAGGCCGGCTCGCATCTGAAGAGCGACGAGTGGCGGAGAGGATGA
- a CDS encoding GNAT family N-acetyltransferase — translation MAETATPPGIDIRPLDTVEEVHRASDVLAEVWGGDRGGMPPNLLRALAHSGNYAVGLYDGDHMVGASVAFFAAPAARSMHSHITGVLPGHQSQGLGRVLKQHQREWALARDVGHITWTFDPLVARNAHFNLRVLGTRVTEYLVNHYGPMDDGVNRGDATDRIMVSWALAAPPVPTPDDEQVVASVEIPHDIETLRRETPVDAAVWRSHVRDQLVGHLADGLVIGGFDDARGYLLVPGR, via the coding sequence ATGGCCGAGACCGCGACGCCGCCCGGCATCGACATCCGTCCGCTCGACACCGTCGAGGAGGTCCACCGCGCCTCCGACGTGCTCGCCGAGGTGTGGGGCGGCGACCGCGGGGGCATGCCGCCGAACCTGCTGCGCGCCCTCGCGCACTCCGGCAATTACGCCGTCGGCCTGTACGACGGCGATCACATGGTGGGGGCGTCCGTCGCGTTCTTCGCGGCTCCGGCGGCGCGCTCGATGCACAGCCACATCACCGGCGTCCTGCCCGGCCACCAGTCGCAGGGTCTCGGCCGGGTGCTCAAGCAGCACCAGCGCGAGTGGGCGCTCGCGCGCGACGTGGGTCACATCACGTGGACGTTCGACCCGCTGGTCGCCCGCAACGCCCACTTCAACCTGCGGGTGCTCGGCACGAGGGTCACCGAGTACCTCGTGAACCACTACGGACCCATGGACGACGGGGTCAACCGCGGCGACGCGACCGACCGCATCATGGTGTCGTGGGCGCTGGCCGCGCCGCCGGTGCCCACCCCCGACGACGAGCAGGTGGTCGCGTCGGTCGAGATCCCTCACGACATCGAGACCCTGCGCCGCGAGACACCGGTGGATGCCGCGGTCTGGCGATCGCACGTGCGAGATCAGCTCGTCGGTCACCTCGCCGACGGCCTCGTGATCGGCGGTTTCGACGACGCGCGCGGCTACCTGCTCGTCCCCGGTCGTTGA